Proteins encoded in a region of the Enterococcus gilvus ATCC BAA-350 genome:
- the vanC gene encoding D-alanine--D-serine ligase encodes MKKIALIFGGTSTEHEVSLVSAASVLETMETMDFEIFKIGISKTGKWYLTNSNSEDIQDDRWMEQSLIQEVVPCFNGKGFWLKEDQKFLKPDISFPILHGGNGEDGVMQGVFEMMEIPYTGCGLSASSICMNKWLLHQFAKNIGINSTPTILLNSSKEEGKAEDFVRLHGFPIFVKPNEGGSSKGISRVTEKEDLRTAIEEAFSFGNKVILQKAVVGTEIGCGILGNVDLIVGECDEISLEEGFFDYVEKYQLLTAKINVPASIPETISEDIKLQAQILYRFLGCKGLARIDFFLTENGEILLNEVNTLPGFTAHSRFPGMLGAVGLTYGDIIQKLFELAEENYEERRLITTSESK; translated from the coding sequence ATGAAAAAAATTGCATTGATTTTTGGTGGGACTTCCACTGAACATGAAGTTTCATTAGTATCGGCTGCCAGCGTACTTGAGACAATGGAAACAATGGACTTCGAAATTTTTAAAATAGGGATTAGTAAAACAGGTAAATGGTATTTAACAAATAGTAATTCAGAAGACATCCAAGATGATAGATGGATGGAACAATCTTTGATTCAAGAAGTAGTGCCTTGCTTTAATGGAAAAGGCTTCTGGTTAAAAGAAGATCAAAAGTTTTTAAAGCCGGACATATCGTTTCCGATTCTTCATGGAGGAAACGGAGAAGATGGCGTTATGCAAGGAGTATTTGAAATGATGGAAATACCTTATACCGGCTGTGGTCTCAGTGCATCATCTATTTGTATGAATAAATGGTTATTACATCAATTCGCAAAAAACATTGGGATCAACAGTACCCCAACGATATTACTTAACTCATCAAAAGAAGAAGGTAAAGCTGAAGACTTTGTTCGACTTCATGGATTTCCGATATTCGTAAAGCCTAACGAAGGTGGCTCGTCCAAAGGCATTAGCCGAGTCACTGAAAAAGAGGACTTAAGGACAGCTATAGAAGAAGCTTTTTCTTTTGGTAATAAAGTGATTTTGCAAAAAGCGGTCGTAGGAACAGAAATTGGCTGTGGTATTTTGGGAAATGTAGACTTGATTGTCGGGGAATGTGATGAAATTTCTTTAGAAGAAGGATTTTTCGATTATGTTGAAAAATATCAATTACTGACTGCGAAAATCAACGTGCCAGCTTCAATCCCAGAAACCATCAGTGAAGATATTAAATTGCAGGCTCAGATTCTTTATCGTTTTCTTGGCTGTAAAGGCTTAGCAAGAATTGATTTCTTCTTAACTGAGAATGGAGAAATTCTATTAAATGAAGTAAACACACTTCCGGGATTCACAGCGCATTCGCGCTTTCCAGGAATGCTTGGTGCTGTAGGTTTAACTTATGGCGATATTATACAAAAATTATTTGAACTTGCGGAGGAAAATTATGAAGAAAGACGCCTTATTACAACTAGTGAATCAAAATAA
- the vanXY gene encoding D,D-carboxypeptidase/D,D-dipeptidase VanXY, whose protein sequence is MKKDALLQLVNQNNPVKKENEPTDLVLCPNSKEDIYIHPELAKQLETLIRDLRLENKIVIVDGYRTQNDQEELWEYSVEKHGLDYTKEYVAVPGCSEHQTGLAVDIGLKGKIHDLIAPGFRKGKVVECFLKHMKDYGFILRYPEGKKEVTGIGYEPWHFRYVGAPHSRIIHDQGWTLEEYIRFIEQTGRAI, encoded by the coding sequence ATGAAGAAAGACGCCTTATTACAACTAGTGAATCAAAATAATCCTGTGAAAAAAGAAAATGAACCGACAGACTTAGTACTTTGCCCGAATTCAAAAGAGGATATTTACATCCATCCAGAACTTGCGAAACAATTAGAAACATTGATCCGCGATTTACGCTTGGAAAATAAAATTGTCATCGTAGATGGGTATCGAACTCAAAATGATCAGGAAGAATTGTGGGAGTATTCAGTAGAAAAACACGGATTAGATTACACTAAAGAATATGTAGCTGTTCCAGGATGTAGTGAGCATCAGACTGGATTAGCAGTAGATATCGGCTTAAAAGGAAAAATCCATGATTTGATTGCGCCTGGTTTCCGTAAGGGAAAAGTTGTTGAGTGTTTCCTAAAGCATATGAAGGATTATGGATTTATCTTGCGCTACCCAGAAGGAAAAAAGGAAGTGACTGGAATTGGCTATGAACCTTGGCATTTTAGATACGTCGGGGCTCCTCATAGCCGAATCATTCATGATCAAGGCTGGACGTTAGAAGAATACATTCGATTTATTGAACAAACAGGAAGGGCTATCTAA
- the vanT gene encoding membrane-bound serine racemase VanT, translated as MKKTNNGVTNFRMIAAFMVVAIHSFPFKSIAPQLDTLITLTLFRVAVPFFFMVTGFYVLGPFEKKQEYSERQRILQFLKKISKLYLLVNLLYLPLAIYSGFATFSMPLSKWLQLFLFEGFLYHLWYFPALILGVILTTYLIVRFSQKKVLLVTGLLYLIGLGGDSWSGIFKSIPLISEFYSLILNILGGTRNGVFFAPLFLALGAFLYQKQVTKRCKKTVNPFLLFVSVAALLLEGYLLHRFSTPHHDSMYLFLPLVMLSLFQMVLQWNPHKYVENGAPLSLGIYVMHPYIIAVLHVGASILPFINNSVVFFISVSVSTTVLVLILLELKNKVKKKCSVKKQVSYRASKSLSSESLVHNLKEIRGVIPADSKVMAVVKANAYGTDEAGFAKILEKNGVDFFCVATIDEGIQLRKAGIKGKILILGYTSPKRILEISEYSLIQSIISEEHAIALNREKVTINCHIKVDTGMHRLGVEPKMNRIKQIYQLPYLTVQGLFSHLGSSDELTSEAVERTEKQLFVYDWLVEELKEQGVQIGLTHIQSSYGILNYPTLHYDYVRAGVILYGFLSNPNDETKVKLDLKPTIAIKAQLVSKKIVLDNEYIGYGLNTKFSTPRKVGVVSVGYCDGIPRELSDVSFNLFLGNQKVPQIGRICMDMLLVDLTELGAVPIETELTVLADFETAATQTQTITNEVLSRLGNRLSVQSAGE; from the coding sequence ATGAAAAAAACAAATAATGGCGTCACTAATTTTAGGATGATAGCGGCATTCATGGTAGTGGCGATCCATAGTTTTCCGTTTAAGTCAATTGCACCACAATTAGATACACTGATAACCCTAACTTTGTTTCGTGTCGCAGTTCCATTCTTTTTCATGGTCACTGGTTTCTATGTTTTAGGCCCCTTTGAAAAAAAACAGGAGTATTCAGAGAGACAGCGAATCCTTCAATTTCTAAAAAAAATAAGTAAGCTGTATTTGTTAGTGAATCTACTGTATCTCCCTCTGGCTATATATAGCGGATTTGCGACCTTTTCTATGCCGCTATCAAAATGGTTACAATTGTTTCTATTCGAAGGATTCTTGTACCATCTATGGTATTTTCCAGCTCTTATTTTAGGTGTAATACTTACTACATACTTGATTGTACGCTTCAGTCAAAAGAAGGTTCTATTAGTGACAGGACTGTTGTATCTGATTGGCCTTGGTGGAGATAGTTGGTCAGGCATTTTTAAGAGTATCCCTTTAATAAGTGAATTCTATTCCTTAATACTAAATATATTAGGAGGTACCCGCAATGGGGTTTTCTTTGCGCCACTTTTCTTAGCTCTTGGGGCTTTCTTGTACCAGAAGCAAGTGACAAAAAGATGTAAAAAAACTGTCAATCCATTTTTATTATTCGTAAGTGTAGCTGCACTGCTTTTAGAAGGCTATCTGTTACATCGTTTTTCTACACCGCATCATGACAGTATGTATCTATTTCTGCCCTTAGTGATGTTGAGCCTATTTCAGATGGTATTACAATGGAATCCGCATAAATATGTAGAAAATGGTGCGCCTTTATCCTTGGGTATTTATGTTATGCATCCTTACATAATAGCAGTTCTGCATGTAGGTGCTTCGATCCTTCCTTTCATAAATAATAGTGTAGTATTCTTCATTTCAGTCTCTGTCAGCACTACTGTACTGGTACTAATTCTTTTAGAACTAAAGAATAAAGTGAAAAAAAAATGTTCAGTGAAAAAACAAGTGTCATATCGGGCTAGTAAATCTCTTTCTAGCGAGTCCTTAGTTCATAATCTAAAAGAAATTAGAGGCGTCATTCCTGCAGATTCTAAAGTTATGGCTGTTGTGAAAGCAAATGCTTATGGAACAGATGAGGCGGGGTTCGCAAAGATTCTGGAGAAAAATGGTGTAGACTTTTTCTGTGTCGCTACCATAGATGAAGGAATCCAATTGCGTAAAGCTGGGATCAAAGGAAAAATTTTGATCCTAGGATACACATCACCGAAAAGAATTCTCGAAATCAGTGAATATTCTCTGATTCAGTCAATCATTAGTGAAGAACACGCGATAGCTCTAAATCGTGAAAAGGTCACAATCAATTGTCATATCAAGGTAGACACAGGGATGCATCGATTAGGTGTTGAACCAAAAATGAATCGGATTAAACAAATCTATCAATTACCATATTTAACAGTTCAGGGACTATTTTCTCATCTAGGATCGTCAGATGAGTTGACCTCAGAAGCAGTCGAACGGACTGAGAAGCAGCTTTTCGTTTATGATTGGCTTGTAGAAGAATTAAAGGAACAAGGTGTCCAAATTGGCTTAACTCACATACAAAGCAGTTATGGTATTCTGAATTATCCAACGCTTCATTATGATTATGTGCGTGCAGGAGTAATCCTTTATGGTTTTTTGAGTAATCCCAATGATGAAACGAAGGTAAAACTGGATTTGAAACCGACAATTGCTATCAAGGCACAATTGGTTTCTAAAAAGATTGTACTAGACAATGAATATATCGGATATGGACTTAATACGAAGTTTTCAACACCACGAAAGGTCGGTGTCGTCAGTGTAGGTTACTGTGATGGAATCCCAAGAGAATTGTCGGATGTATCATTCAATCTGTTTTTAGGCAATCAAAAAGTACCTCAGATTGGTCGGATTTGTATGGATATGTTGTTGGTAGATTTAACAGAACTCGGTGCTGTACCGATTGAAACGGAATTGACAGTCCTAGCTGATTTTGAAACTGCGGCTACACAAACACAGACCATTACTAATGAAGTATTAAGCCGCTTAGGGAACCGTTTGTCGGTACAATCTGCTGGTGAGTAA
- the vanR gene encoding VanR-ABDEGLN family response regulator transcription factor gives MKDTIVVVDDEREIANLISTFLENEGFDVHTFYDGSQALAFIMKTPVSLAVLDVMLPDIDGFQLLQKIRQDYFFPVLMLTAKSEDMDKIMGLTLGADDYITKPFNPLEVVARVKTQIRRQQRYSQNNSSSDVEEEYTKDGLTLQKGSHKVYLLDHEIFLTPIEFRILLYLFERQGNVVSSEKLFEAVWQEEYLDNNNTVVAHIARLREKLGEKPRKYKYIKTVWGVGYIIEKQL, from the coding sequence TTGAAAGACACAATTGTTGTGGTTGATGACGAGAGAGAAATTGCGAATCTGATTTCAACTTTTTTAGAAAATGAAGGATTTGATGTACACACGTTTTATGATGGATCTCAAGCTTTAGCTTTTATAATGAAAACGCCGGTTTCTTTAGCGGTACTGGATGTGATGCTGCCGGATATTGACGGATTTCAACTGCTTCAGAAAATCCGTCAAGACTATTTTTTTCCAGTGTTGATGCTCACAGCAAAGAGCGAAGATATGGATAAAATTATGGGACTTACTCTGGGTGCGGATGATTATATCACCAAACCTTTTAATCCCTTAGAGGTTGTGGCGCGAGTGAAAACACAAATACGTCGCCAACAACGCTATAGTCAAAATAATTCAAGCAGCGACGTGGAAGAAGAATATACAAAAGATGGATTGACTCTTCAAAAGGGGAGTCATAAAGTCTACCTTTTGGATCACGAGATTTTTTTGACGCCAATTGAATTTAGAATTCTACTTTACTTGTTTGAGCGTCAAGGAAACGTGGTTTCATCTGAAAAATTATTCGAAGCGGTTTGGCAGGAAGAATATTTAGATAATAACAATACAGTCGTCGCGCATATCGCTCGTTTAAGAGAAAAATTAGGTGAAAAGCCAAGAAAGTACAAATATATCAAAACAGTATGGGGAGTAGGATATATCATTGAAAAACAATTATAA
- the vanS gene encoding vancomycin resistance histidine kinase VanS, whose translation MKNNYKNPLVRKILFQYCATVFGSLVVLILIPLIIKQVSLLRVWEESELLYQVLSFFNKNLYIILLIGVVFIWILTTFLFIIRVISYLNETTQATSQLLEEPNRRIQLSQDLFSVQEEMNQLREKNNLALQAAKEAEQRKNDLVVYLAHDLRTPLTSVIGYLTLLQEEKQLSTELRARYTGIALEKAERLELLIEEFFEITRFNLTTLTLRTEEVDLSFMLEQITYEFLPILDEKQLKWQLEIEKSVIGRVDAEKMERVFDNLIRNAINYSFEGSTIQLILRKGTSIELKVSNEGYTIPKEKINQIFEPFYRMDNARSSSTGGTGLGLPIAKEIVQAMNGTIRADSEENRITFIVELPIN comes from the coding sequence TTGAAAAACAATTATAAAAACCCATTGGTGCGTAAAATCTTATTTCAGTACTGTGCGACAGTTTTTGGCTCGTTGGTCGTATTGATTTTGATCCCACTGATCATTAAACAAGTTTCTTTGTTACGTGTTTGGGAAGAATCAGAACTGCTGTATCAAGTATTGTCTTTTTTTAATAAAAATCTTTACATTATCCTTTTAATCGGAGTTGTTTTTATTTGGATTCTCACGACTTTTTTATTCATCATTAGAGTTATTAGCTATCTAAACGAGACTACTCAAGCAACTAGCCAGCTTTTAGAAGAACCCAATCGTCGTATTCAACTTTCGCAAGATTTATTTTCAGTACAGGAGGAAATGAATCAGCTAAGAGAAAAAAATAATCTCGCACTTCAGGCGGCAAAGGAAGCGGAGCAACGAAAAAATGATTTAGTCGTCTATTTAGCCCATGACTTGCGCACCCCTTTAACGAGTGTCATCGGTTACTTGACGCTTCTACAGGAGGAAAAACAATTGTCGACTGAACTGCGAGCCAGATACACGGGAATCGCATTGGAAAAAGCCGAACGGTTAGAGCTGTTGATAGAAGAATTTTTCGAAATCACACGATTTAATTTGACGACACTAACGCTTAGAACTGAAGAAGTAGATTTAAGTTTCATGTTGGAGCAAATTACTTACGAGTTTTTACCGATTCTTGATGAGAAGCAGTTGAAGTGGCAGCTAGAGATTGAGAAAAGTGTAATTGGTAGAGTAGACGCGGAAAAAATGGAACGCGTTTTTGACAATTTAATTCGAAATGCGATCAATTATAGCTTTGAAGGTTCGACTATTCAACTTATCTTAAGAAAAGGAACTTCGATTGAGTTGAAGGTTTCAAATGAAGGTTATACTATCCCGAAAGAAAAAATCAATCAAATTTTTGAACCCTTTTATCGAATGGATAATGCAAGATCGAGCAGTACTGGTGGCACGGGATTAGGACTACCAATCGCAAAAGAAATTGTTCAGGCAATGAATGGCACGATTCGAGCTGACAGTGAAGAAAACAGGATAACATTCATTGTAGAATTGCCAATTAATTGA
- a CDS encoding DUF3789 domain-containing protein, protein MSILVGLLLFFVGGFIGVATMCLVQVAGEADRRTINYEDRTEKSEPRESL, encoded by the coding sequence ATGAGTATATTAGTAGGATTGTTACTATTTTTTGTTGGTGGTTTTATCGGGGTAGCAACTATGTGTCTGGTGCAAGTTGCTGGTGAAGCAGACAGAAGAACAATTAATTATGAGGACAGAACTGAAAAATCAGAGCCTCGTGAATCGTTATAA
- a CDS encoding tyrosine-type recombinase/integrase, translated as MRMKENYLLGFFTTKDKNGNKRTYHSYRDPITDEVKKIGVGWKRKKIKSERQALIYLRKEIEDIITNRAYNDEVVIETFGELIDIWYATWSPSVRKSTIDNQMFLLKSYLLPLFPKELPLSKIKPMYVESCWAKILTLTAKRTGKPLEKATLEKIRSLLRQITYYGYKRNFVFFDLQMVDMKIPTDRGIQANARRKKKFMDSFEVEILLAAINEKYEKNRRPAKMGRIYLDLVEFMVRNGLRISEVGALTVDKVDFENKILIIDEGLVAAGKSIANYTLNPTKTVASTRDIDLDDRSIEIIRNRIEYNRKRKAEMRKRRAGELATTYSRNDGSGKTYCKTVRDSPSYKETDYIFQTQNGNPVVYHSFNEFMNGHGNNPKPVKCVKDILEDKYPNFKKHITTHTFRYTHISLLAEAGVPIKAIMERVGHSDVKTTLQIYNQVTKASKEKVISEVASWDFTSD; from the coding sequence ATGAGAATGAAAGAAAATTATTTATTGGGTTTTTTTACCACCAAAGATAAGAATGGGAACAAAAGAACTTATCATTCTTATCGTGATCCGATCACTGATGAAGTAAAGAAAATTGGAGTTGGTTGGAAAAGGAAAAAGATAAAGAGTGAGCGTCAAGCGTTAATCTATCTAAGGAAAGAAATCGAAGATATAATTACAAACCGCGCTTATAATGATGAGGTTGTAATTGAAACTTTTGGAGAATTGATTGATATATGGTATGCGACATGGAGTCCTAGTGTTAGGAAAAGTACAATAGATAATCAAATGTTTTTGCTGAAAAGTTATCTACTGCCTTTGTTCCCTAAAGAGCTGCCTCTATCAAAAATCAAGCCTATGTATGTTGAATCTTGCTGGGCAAAGATATTAACCTTGACTGCGAAAAGAACAGGAAAGCCATTAGAAAAAGCAACTTTAGAAAAGATTCGTTCTTTATTAAGGCAAATTACCTATTATGGATATAAAAGAAATTTTGTCTTCTTTGATTTGCAAATGGTTGATATGAAGATCCCTACGGATCGTGGAATTCAAGCAAATGCAAGAAGAAAGAAGAAGTTCATGGATAGTTTCGAAGTAGAAATACTATTAGCAGCTATTAATGAAAAGTACGAAAAGAATAGAAGACCAGCTAAAATGGGAAGAATCTATTTGGATTTAGTTGAATTTATGGTGCGTAATGGACTGAGGATCAGCGAAGTTGGTGCTTTGACTGTAGATAAGGTAGACTTCGAGAACAAGATATTAATCATTGACGAGGGTCTTGTTGCGGCTGGTAAATCTATTGCTAACTATACATTGAATCCTACAAAAACTGTTGCTTCAACGAGAGATATAGATTTGGATGATCGTTCTATTGAAATTATCCGAAATAGAATAGAATATAATCGAAAAAGAAAAGCTGAGATGAGAAAAAGACGAGCGGGAGAACTAGCAACCACTTATTCTAGAAATGATGGTAGCGGAAAAACTTATTGTAAAACAGTTCGTGACTCACCTTCTTATAAGGAGACCGATTATATTTTCCAAACACAAAATGGTAATCCTGTTGTTTATCATTCCTTCAATGAATTTATGAACGGGCATGGAAATAATCCAAAACCTGTGAAATGTGTAAAAGATATTTTAGAAGACAAATACCCAAATTTTAAGAAGCATATTACCACACACACTTTTCGTTATACCCACATTTCTTTGTTAGCTGAGGCTGGAGTTCCAATCAAAGCTATCATGGAAAGAGTAGGTCATTCTGATGTGAAAACGACCTTACAAATCTATAACCAAGTAACTAAAGCATCAAAAGAAAAAGTTATTTCAGAGGTAGCCAGTTGGGATTTCACTTCAGATTAA
- the hemW gene encoding radical SAM family heme chaperone HemW has product MTNVHKSSNTKASAYIHIPFCEHICYYCDFNKVFLEGQPVDEYIEALLKEARLSLSEHPIEKMETLYIGGGTPTSLNAAQLDRLFGGLREILPYENGEFTVEANPGDLSAEKLDVMRNYGVNRISMGVQTFDDRLLKKIGRKHNAQDVHDTIQLLEKKDFRNVTIDLIYALPGQSLESFRDTVERALALDLPHYALYSLILENQTMFMNWVRRGKMHLPEQEVEAQMYAETIEAMEKAGRMQYEISNFAKPGFESKHNLVYWNNQNYFGIGAGASGYLENRRYKNRGPIQHYLKSLNDDRLPILEEEYLSEREQIEEEMFLGLRKILGVEKAVFEARFKQSIMDVYGDVLEKLKQQKLIIETDTSIHLTKAGLFRGNDVFEEFLLNKND; this is encoded by the coding sequence ATGACAAATGTACATAAATCCAGTAATACCAAGGCTTCAGCCTACATTCACATTCCATTCTGTGAACACATCTGTTACTACTGTGACTTCAACAAAGTTTTTCTTGAAGGCCAGCCAGTGGATGAATACATAGAAGCTTTATTGAAAGAAGCCCGTCTTTCACTGAGTGAACATCCGATCGAAAAGATGGAGACACTTTATATTGGCGGAGGAACCCCAACGTCTTTGAATGCCGCACAGTTGGACCGGCTATTCGGTGGATTAAGAGAAATCCTTCCTTATGAGAACGGAGAATTCACTGTGGAAGCCAATCCAGGGGATTTGTCCGCAGAGAAATTAGATGTGATGCGTAATTATGGCGTCAATCGGATATCTATGGGCGTCCAAACGTTTGATGATCGTTTACTTAAAAAAATTGGCCGTAAGCATAATGCGCAAGACGTGCACGATACCATTCAACTTTTAGAAAAAAAGGATTTTAGAAATGTAACGATTGATTTGATTTATGCGTTGCCAGGTCAAAGTTTAGAAAGTTTCCGCGATACCGTGGAGCGGGCTTTGGCTTTAGATCTGCCGCATTACGCACTTTATTCCCTGATTTTAGAAAATCAAACGATGTTCATGAATTGGGTGCGACGAGGAAAAATGCATTTGCCTGAACAAGAAGTAGAGGCCCAAATGTATGCTGAAACAATTGAAGCAATGGAGAAAGCTGGACGAATGCAATATGAGATCAGTAATTTTGCTAAGCCAGGATTTGAGAGCAAGCATAATTTAGTTTACTGGAATAATCAAAATTACTTTGGGATCGGGGCAGGCGCGAGCGGCTACTTAGAAAATCGACGCTATAAAAATCGCGGACCGATACAACATTACCTGAAGTCTTTGAATGACGATCGTCTTCCAATTCTTGAAGAGGAATACTTATCTGAACGAGAGCAAATTGAAGAAGAAATGTTCTTGGGCTTAAGAAAAATTTTAGGAGTTGAAAAGGCGGTTTTTGAAGCCCGTTTTAAGCAGTCAATAATGGATGTTTATGGTGACGTGCTTGAAAAATTAAAGCAGCAAAAGCTCATTATAGAGACCGATACCAGCATCCATCTGACCAAGGCAGGATTGTTTAGAGGAAACGATGTTTTTGAAGAATTTTTATTGAATAAAAACGATTAG